In Saccharomycodes ludwigii strain NBRC 1722 chromosome III, whole genome shotgun sequence, one DNA window encodes the following:
- the POM152 gene encoding Pom152p (similar to Saccharomyces cerevisiae YMR129W | POM152 | POre Membrane) → MSYRNNPNNIFDNVGDSFSPYGRRRWKDTPKFTKTTPQDPETPILLGLKPQQPNPTTSTKYNTNNNNILNNTNEQQRGNEPPITRKHPRDTLIPTNILDVGSQRTLVFIIWSIIQAYKFYDLIIMKTISPVKITRTGFLIKYALLDSLFWYSLPAFNIPKLIFKPVVTYIFIFLSILFNSLISNDKMLPILTLLLHTWSTLNPKKVSLTGDTVYYKNVLDTSSHFKGRHTIKILPENTALFNPFHENFCFNSVVNVMTTVPIRMNSTYDIDFLQLEYRDLYTNEKSYVDFHKKELKKITGKKKLEMLIKDELDPSSATNIEYYLLNLNKPGFYQLKKVVDNKSFELKLYKSHMVIPECPKVTILQNNVGNDNTKFDRCIGSFDNVTIRVTGVPPLKLEYSKQVGGEDLVKIDDSNLQPKSLGNSPLLASDVLLLNKFNNKYIDDLKWARNYNVDINLLSIAEQQGTHGYHIIKVVDGFGNVIEKQTLELLTADNPNLLDYEYQVHDTPRVTFDEKINGKASTKRSLLIKMDNFNSNHLTQEDGPFKASLLYKPEADGKFKKFEHAFTSSEGTEILVDEAGTYILESVSSRYCPGIVLGENNVVITKPVAPKVQVRSTPIEDKCVGQVGLNFDLTFSGVPPFTVYTNIYKVDKLSGKRSLYNKVKQYSSGIRYQYTYTPVVEGDYEIVFTDISNQIFPEKLPLLPLKDYNFKTSMRVKPDVKIVNNNNNNNNNNNRRKICLNSNSIIPIVLKGEAPFAINYDIIETFSNNRKSFELLDVLDDHIEITTPEFNVGGNYILSIASITDKTGCTVLLSGKEVSFDVRRVVPKAEFNILQNGGNSVIIKEGSSYKLPLRLTGNAPFRVVYEHYKDGTLLGRKTARFASNVNPELTFTDRGIYKLISMEDNECQGTIVGGEQTFEISYLPLPKLRVLDDSNKISKVNSYNYIKDGVCQGFEDLVEMYIDGLAPFVVCYDVISPSGKIQKQKIQVTTNYASIRLLNDEPGEYQVLIRNVYDMNYNEEDIKKLSINPREIQVVQVVHKLPSIRFVNNNKKFRTCLANLYNAKNLLDPIQLTAVSGTGPYTITFRIYHESSGRTEYQTFSNIRREQGLQFQYEELYRKLSMGSHIITIDKIVEMDTGCIGEDTSNSRITLYITDVPKITLLESHLEYCVGDYVAYQLNGISPFEIRYQFNDVKLKTIENTNQFVRLASESGEISINSIQDASSKCLVNFTNPEMSAQYEALKLKIHPIPSVTVSKGEYLEEDIHEGDQAEVIFTFEGTPPFSLTYVRIEEDNGAIIQNKRSTEKMTLKRNSVNKKMGNIDKRNVIETHRVTDIYSYEYRVVTSLQGTYEAIEIFDAYCFARNDAYFQSQI, encoded by the coding sequence ATGAGTTATAGGAATAACcctaataatatatttgataatGTGGGGGATTCATTTTCTCCTTATGGTAGAAGAAGATGGAAAGATACCCcgaaatttacaaaaaccACTCCTCAGGATCCAGAAACTCCGATCTTACTTGGGTTAAAACCACAGCAGCCCAACCCTACAACTTCAACTAAatataataccaataacaataacattctaaataatacaaaCGAGCAGCAGAGGGGTAATGAACCGCCAATTACCAGGAAGCACCCTCGTGACACTTTAATACCTACAAATATATTAGATGTTGGATCGCAAAGAACACTCGTTTTCATTATATGGTCAATTATACAAGCCTATAAATTTTACgatctaataataatgaaaacgATTTCCCCAGtaaaaattacaagaaCTGGGTTTTTAATCAAATATGCTCTTTTGGATTCTCTTTTTTGGTACAGTTTGCCAGCATTCAATATTCCAAAATTGATATTCAAACCAGTGGTTACttacatttttatatttttatctattttgtttaattcgTTAATTTCAAATGATAAAATGCTACCCATACTTACTTTACTATTACATACATGGTCTACTTTGaatccaaaaaaagtttCGTTGACTGGTGATACCGTCTACTACAAAAATGTCCTAGACACATCTTCCCATTTTAAAGGAAGACatacaattaaaattttaccAGAAAATACAGCATTATTCAATCCATTCCATGAAAATTTCTGTTTTAATAGTGTAGTAAACGTGATGACCACTGTTCCTATTAGAATGAATTCGACATACgatattgattttttacaATTGGAATATAGAGATTTGTATACCaatgaaaaaagttatGTAGATTTCcacaaaaaagaattaaaaaaaattaccggtaaaaagaaattggaAATGTTAATCAAAGATGAACTAGACCCAAGCTCTGCAACAAACATCgagtattatttattaaacctCAATAAGCCAGGCTTTtatcaattgaaaaaagtcgtagataataaaagttttgaattaaaattgtatAAATCCCATATGGTTATACCTGAGTGTCCAAAAGTCACCATTCTACAAAACAATGTTGGCAATGATAATACCAAATTCGATAGATGTATTGGTTCTTTCGACAACGTTACCATTAGAGTTACTGGTGTTCCGCCCTTGAAGTTGGAATATTCTAAGCAAGTTGGTGGTGAGGATCTAGTTAAAATCGATGATTCTAATTTGCAACCCAAGTCCCTAGGAAATTCCCCATTGCTAGCTAGTGATGTTTTGTTACTGAACAAGttcaataacaaatatatcGATGATTTAAAATGGGCACGTAACTATAATGTTGATATTAACCTATTATCTATTGCTGAACAACAAGGCACTCATGGTTATCATATTATAAAAGTCGTTGATGGATTTGGTAATGTAATTGAAAAGCAAACACTAGAATTATTGACAGCAGATAATCCCAACTTGTTGGATTATGAGTATCAAGTGCATGACACACCAAGGGTGACTTTTGATGAGAAAATTAATGGCAAAGCAAGCACTAAACGCTCTTTATTGATTAAAATGGATAATTTCAATAGCAATCATCTAACCCAGGAAGATGGACCTTTCAAAGCTTCTTTGTTATATAAACCTGAAGCTGATggtaaatttaaaaaatttgaacaTGCATTCACAAGCAGTGAGGGAACAGAAATTTTGGTCGATGAAGCGGGTACTTATATTTTGGAATCTGTTAGCTCCAGATATTGTCCCGGAATTGTTCTTGGTGAAAATAATGTCGTAATTACAAAACCTGTTGCTCCCAAAGTTCAGGTAAGGTCTACTCCAATTGAGGATAAGTGTGTTGGGCAAGTTGGATTAAATTTCGATTTAACTTTCAGCGGTGTTCCACCGTTTACTGTTTACACTAATATTTATAAGGTTGATAAACTCAGCGGCAAACGTTCGTTATACAACAAAGTTAAGCAATATTCTAGTGGCATTCGTTATCAATATACATATACTCCAGTTGTAGAAGGTGATTACGAAATTGTCTTTACCGATATATCTAATCAAATTTTCCCCGAAAAACTCCCCTTATTACCATTGAAAGATTataatttcaaaacttCAATGCGAGTCAAGCCGGACGTGAAAATTgtcaataacaacaacaacaacaacaataataataatagaagaaaaatatgtttaaaTTCTAACTCTATTATCCCAATTGTCTTAAAGGGGGAAGCACCATTTGCCATCAACTATGACATTATTGAAACTTTTAGTAACaatagaaaaagttttgaatTGCTTGATGTTTTGGATGATCATATAGAAATTACCACCCCTGAATTTAATGTTGGTggtaattatattttgtcTATTGCGTCAATTACAGATAAAACAGGGTGTACAGTATTATTAAGCGGTAAAGAGGTTTCTTTTGATGTTAGAAGAGTTGTTCCTAAAGCTGAGTTCaatattttgcaaaatGGTGGTAATTCAGTTATTATCAAAGAAGGTTCGTCGTACAAGTTACCGTTAAGACTAACCGGCAATGCTCCTTTTAGAGTAGTTTACGAACACTATAAAGATGGTACTTTGCTTGGACGTAAAACTGCCAGATTTGCTTCTAACGTGAATCCAGAGTTAACTTTTACTGATCGTGGGATTTATAAATTGATTTCCATGGAAGACAATGAGTGCCAAGGTACTATAGTTGGCGGTGAACaaacttttgaaatttCTTATTTACCGTTACCAAAGTTAAGAGTTTTGGATgattcaaataaaatatctaaaGTTAATAgctataattatattaagGATGGCGTTTGTCAAGGTTTTGAGGATTTAGTAGAAATGTACATTGATGGTTTGGCACCATTTGTTGTTTGTTACGATGTGATTAGTCCTAGTGGcaaaattcaaaaacaaaagattcAAGTAACCACCAACTATGCCTCTATTAGATTATTAAATGATGAGCCTGGTGAATATCAGGTGCTTATAAGAAACGTTTATGATATGAATTATAACGAGGAGGACATCAAGAAATTAAGCATTAATCCACGAGAAATTCAAGTTGTACAAGTTGTTCATAAACTCCCCAGTATCAGATTtgttaacaataataaaaaatttagaacTTGTTTGGCCAATTTATATAATgctaaaaatttattggaTCCAATTCAATTAACTGCAGTTAGCGGTACTGGTCCATATACCATTACATTCAGGATATATCATGAGAGTAGTGGCAGAACTGAATATCAAACCTTTTCTAATATAAGAAGGGAACAAGGTCTACAATTCCAATATGAGGAACTATATAGAAAATTGAGTATGGGAAGtcatattattactattgatAAGATTGTTGAAATGGATACTGGATGTATTGGAGAGGATACTTCGAATTCAAGGATCACCTTATACATTACAGATGTCCCTAAAATTACGTTATTGGAATCCCATTTGGAGTACTGTGTCGGTGATTATGTAGCTTACCAATTGAACGGTATTTCTCCCTTTGAAATTAGATACCAGTTTAACGATGTAAAGTTGAAGACCATTGAAAATACAAATCAATTTGTTAGATTGGCCAGTGAATCTGGTGAAATATCTATTAATTCGATACAAGATGCTTCGTCCAAGTGTTTGGTTAATTTCACCAATCCAGAAATGAGTGCTCAATATGAAGCtttgaaattgaaaatacaTCCAATTCCATCGGTAACTGTGTCCAAAGGTGAATATCTAGAGGAAGATATTCACGAAGGCGATCAAGCTGAAGTTATTTTCACATTTGAAGGTACTCCACCATTTTCTTTAACTTATGTTAGAATTGAAGAAGATAATGGTGCGATCATACAGAATAAGAGGAGCACTGAGAAAATGACATTGAAACGTAATTCtgtcaataaaaaaatggggAACATTgataaaagaaatgttaTTGAAACACATAGAGTTACTGATATATATTCCTATGAATATAGAGTTGTTACTAGTTTACAAGGCACTTATGAAGCCATTGAGATATTTGACGCTTATTGTTTTGCTAGAAACGATGCATATTTTCAGAGTcaaatttga
- the MLH2 gene encoding mismatch repair protein MLH2 (similar to Saccharomyces cerevisiae YLR035C | MLH2 | MutL Homolog), translating to MSNFNSVLNYNITSPTYIISNLLLEFILKQGATNIVVEVDIQTSGYNYLKIVTNGNSYDKKLRYTLFQTKKFYQKVAAISKNLEICVKTPDEVIGEKWKIDKEGFMIENSLKRITSNTGVSILIEQDHDDKGEFTTASTIRNIKKTKKIINLNLLLMIAKFSLCYNKKVRLQLYSIMLTNKRNITTQSKFLQFSIPSNLERKRCFQNILWNLSRNNSIRLRWKNELSSQLKVLKINGLLIIETHFNELYKLIDQIVNQIYKNLKLTLPQCWFIEINLNDAGLLNHYEKYKELMTQQEAIANILFDGIINYYAANVEMCQDSDGKMFLILENITIAENHHIKKRRLCINDKNIMRKQLLEKSGKKAALDLNLVPEPIASLDTPCMDFDPKNFSYKLHYASELNWIFRKGIPSISIAGFIQNKIESLYKNEYFDEDELKFQICEEGWNIAYI from the coding sequence ATGTCTAACTTCAATAGCGTCTTGAATTATAACATCACATCTCCaacatatataatttcaaatttattattagaatttaTATTGAAACAAGGTGCTAcaaatattgttgttgaagTGGATATCCAAACATCTGGTTATAATTATCTTAAAATTGTAACTAATGGCAACAGCTATGATAAGAAGCTAAGATATACCTTGTTTCaaactaaaaaattttatcaaaaagtGGCAGCTATTAGTAAAAACCTAGAGATTTGTGTTAAAACACCTGATGAAGTGATTGGtgaaaaatggaaaatagACAAAGAAGGGTTTATGATTGAAAACTCTTTAAAAAGGATAACTTCAAATACAGGTGTCAGTATATTAATAGAACAAGATCACGACGATAAGGGCGAATTTACCACTGCTTCCACGattagaaatattaaaaagaccaaaaaaataattaaccTTAACCTACTTTTGATGATTGCAAAATTTTCCTTATGttacaataaaaaagtcCGGCTACAATTATATTCAATCATGCtaacaaacaaaagaaatataacTACACAATCAAAATTCTTACAATTTAGTATTCCCAGTAATTTGGAAAGAAAGCGATgtttccaaaatattttatggAATTTATCCAGAAATAACAGTATCCGTTTAAGATGGAAGAATGAGCTATCCTCTCAactaaaagttttaaaaattaacgGGTTGTTAATAATCGAGACACATTTTAACGAATTATATAAACTAATTGATCAAATTgtaaatcaaatatataaaaatttaaaattgacTCTACCCCAATGCTGgtttattgaaattaatcTTAATGATGCAGGTCTGCTTAATCATTATGAAAAGTACAAAGAACTTATGACACAGCAGGAGGCAATTgctaatattttgtttgaCGGAATCATCAATTATTATGCGGCAAATGTTGAAATGTGCCAAGATAGTGATggaaaaatgtttttaatacttgaaaatattactattgcGGAAAACCAtcacattaaaaaaagaagattatgtattaatgataaaaatatcatgCGAAAGCAATTATTAGAGAAAAGTGGAAAAAAGGCTGCATTGGATTTGAACTTAGTACCAGAGCCCATTGCTTCATTAGACACACCCTGTATGGATTTCGACCCAAAAAACTTTAGTTATAAATTGCACTATGCTAGTGAATTGAATTGGATATTTCGTAAAGGTATACCTTCAATTAGCATTGCTGGCTTcatccaaaataaaattgaatctttgtataaaaatgaatatttCGATGAGGATGAgttaaaatttcaaatttgcGAAGAAGGCTGGAATATTGCCTATATATAA
- the DPI35 gene encoding Dpi35p (similar to Saccharomyces cerevisiae YMR130W | putative protein of unknown function) — translation MNTTTRKIGCSLPLHLPKPKIITLDAYNTLYSTKVPVMQKYCEFGVKYGLDINIPIDCKKMEQSFPSIFKKINNKYPQYGKKCGLTPEEWWSKLIIECFQSVLPHISEKRGLPDGLLDDILASFETSQVYAIYPDLIPFLEYCKNNDIVLGIASNTDPIMCKLIRNLGIDLYFINDNNSNVYLSYDLEIKKPNKLFFDYILKRVIYQDKSLTKNMKHDNIDELKKHCYHIGDEKHNDMEGASNAGWNGILLDRMNKYGYFGTDIYKSKSSVPIETQLAIDKIDNNLEQAWVTCLQNKNKIITAGPNQFVISTFQTLTDLFQQQE, via the coding sequence ATGAATACCACTACTAGGAAAATAGGGTGCTCATTACCGTTACATTTACCTAAGCCAAAGATCATAACACTTGATGCATACAATACGTTATACTCAACAAAAGTTCCAGTAATGCAAAAATACTGTGAATTTGGTGTTAAATATGGACTGGACATCAATATTCCAATAGATTGCAAAAAAATGGAACAGAGTTTTCCttcaatatttaaaaagataaacaataaatatccACAATACGGTAAAAAATGTGGGCTTACACCTGAAGAATGGTGGagtaaattaataattgaaTGCTTTCAATCGGTATTACCACACATATCAGAGAAACGGGGATTGCCTGATGGACTGCTCGATGATATTCTCGCTTCATTTGAAACCTCACAAGTTTATGCTATCTATCCTGATTTAATCCCATTTTTAGAATATTGTAAAAACAATGACATTGTTTTGGGTATTGCAAGTAATACAGACCCTATAATGTGCAAATTAATACGTAATTTGGGTATCGATctgtattttattaatgataacaaCAGCAACGTATATTTATCTTATGATTTGGAGATTaaaaaaccaaataaattattttttgattatattttgaaaagggTAATATATCAAGACAAAtctttaacaaaaaatatgaaacatGACAATATTGATGAGCTGAAAAAACATTGTTATCATATTGGTGATGAAAAACATAACGATATGGAGGGTGCTTCAAATGCTGGCTGGAATGGTATTTTATTGGATAGaatgaataaatatggATACTTTGGTACTGATATTTACAAAAGCAAGAGCAGTGTCCCAATTGAAACTCAATTAGCCATAGATAAGATAGATAACAATTTAGAGCAAGCTTGGGTTACATGTTTacaaaataagaataaaataattactGCTGGACCCAATCAGTTTGTAATATCTACTTTTCAAACCTTAACTGATCTATTTCAACAGCAAGAATAa
- the COX12 gene encoding cytochrome c oxidase subunit VIb (similar to Saccharomyces cerevisiae YLR038C | COX12 | Cytochrome c OXidase), whose translation MADIELKTPGFDPRFPNQNQTKHCWQSYVDYHKCINAKGEDFAPCKVFWRTYSSLCPVDWVEKWDTQREEGIFAGDINP comes from the coding sequence atgGCTGATATTGAATTGAAGACCCCCGGTTTTGACCCAAGATTCCCAAACCAAAATCAAACAAAACATTGCTGGCAATCATATGTCGATTACCACAAGTGTATTAATGCTAAAGGTGAAGATTTTGCTCCATGTAAGGTTTTCTGGAGAACTTACAGTTCTCTATGTCCTGTTGATTGGGTTGAAAAATGGGATACCCAAAGAGAAGAAGGTATTTTTGCCGGTGACATTAACCCATAA
- the RIC1 gene encoding Ric1p (similar to Saccharomyces cerevisiae YLR039C | RIC1 | RIbosome Control), which produces MHVWPISSPQSFTIPKRTLPLDNSTTDGTDTTCEPELQRPNPKDEQVIKTANELILQSVSVSETNSLILLTSTRVLLYNFKPLAPTSTHERSLKSIENFGANKFIIYNSDNETIKGITANLNDTDGDGSIMAINNNNNNNNNGNNAHRRVYFYVVTDKNYILVYQIATRNDAAVAYKEYGMLPKHKILMPQTLQSKAKDYYNYFNDTNVDEVIANDIDDEVLTVFSQQNNKKVIQNGYSINRQRNIFQMLINSRDEISDEMPIKASELRLKCVLKFDHEILQGMVFRGSPNFLRKDKHTRNNMNSSRVSDTFGDKRIDHLFILFSHEVHLLTLENFKLKSNESIKIRNGIKLITNNGYLFVLSRDKVNNNGGNSNNDNYKLFLSMINTINKTVYTNELNIQTTSTEQFINAYSFGNDLFNILLSKEMILYDVRKKEIVKRVKFNSKITRGGKLTDDVALLTTEYSGIQLVSKYGNILFTFENEIEKQGLLTSFSYMDQTIITTFSNNINGTMEGTFQVWNCWQEISAKQISNLKVSGPYVLNDNKTNSLLIFQSTSIGTYSSMFTASIQSNGTSGNGSYNKQGGGGGGHNNSNNNSNRLVLRLPTKSINNYVSLTKLNGSLTKLACFVANKDILLICDFKILEDHSGGNRNWQNFQFSGILDMEWIGDKYLLIAYTEDYVTVLKCYDIEEILRVNNGDMETGRTWSYVIKSDEFLASMSVNTLNDCTVVRKKKTSEILYKTAEICLCLGSISVKNTRRIEQFDVLSDLHLFNVNTIVNHRTAAPININKDVFFKYFRWIYRHKKNQFVIYNEYDELLRLDYNENTGWEFKILYSNVERIVDFIDGKLCLIKGNELIITNLSAIIDSSVSEIPLLVKHNIYEEEYPILLNKECTIFQSLQCAIGKYHSGLSLHDGIVLDGIIESILEYLSSSVNDEQLVTNYLESVTRKYSYSKHYLFALEKVLSFKILNKQDLSMIMRLINLYDEANTGLITVAHRRLEIISNCLRKIEIRYWKYFFESTKITPKTLISDCIKLNNAKTLGVLLMVFLNYNEDNNADSASSVFVDNKDVKNSGSLRIYDEEEEDDKNTASAGILLKDQTLVKQVLKILVNAAVSTAASVAANCGGEDVGTEFEDEDESLEYWNLSFQLIRFLKTFDKENGTKIATNVLDYV; this is translated from the coding sequence atgCATGTATGGCCTATTAGCTCACCTCAGTCTTTCACCATCCCAAAAAGAACTCTACCCTTAGATAATTCTACCACTGACGGTACAGATACTACATGTGAACCTGAATTGCAAAGACCAAACCCTAAAGATGAACAAGTAATTAAAACAGCCAACGAACTTATTTTACAATCTGTGTCAGTATCAGAAACTAATTCCTTAATACTTTTAACATCTACTAGAGTCTTactttataattttaaaccaCTAGCACCAACGTCAACACATGAGCGTTCCTTGAAatcaattgaaaattttggGGCTAACAagtttataatttataatagTGATAATGAAACCATCAAGGGGATAACTGCTAATTTAAATGACACCGATGGTGATGGATCGATCATGgcaatcaataataataataataataataataatggcaaCAATGCTCACAGAAGGGTTTATTTCTATGTTGTTAcagataaaaattatattttagtGTATCAAATAGCCACAAGAAATGATGCAGCTGTGGCTTATAAAGAATATGGCATGTTACCTAAACACAAAATATTGATGCCACAAACGTTACAATCTAAAGCTAAAGATTATTACAACTATTTCAATGATACAAATGTCGATGAAGTAATTGCAAATGACATTGATGATGAAGTGTTGACTGTTTTTTCacaacaaaataacaaaaaagtcATTCAAAATGGGTACTCTATAAATAGACAGCGAAACATTTTCCAAATGCTAATTAATTCAAGAGATGAAATCTCGGATGAAATGCCAATTAAAGCTTCTGAATTGAGATTGAAATGTGTATTGAAATTTGATCACGAAATTTTACAAGGTATGGTTTTCCGAGGAAGTCCCAATTTTTTACGCAAAGATAAACATACACGCAATAACATGAATAGTAGCAGGGTAAGTGACACCTTTGGTGACAAACGTATTGATCatctatttatattatttagcCATGAAGTACATTTGTTAACTTTGGAAAACTTTAAATTGAAATCTAACGAATCAATTAAAATTCGCAATGgtattaaattaattaccaaTAATGGTTACTTGTTTGTTTTGTCGAGAGATAAAGTCAACAATAATGGGggaaatagtaataatgataattataaGCTTTTTCTAAGTATGATCAACACTATCAACAAAACTGTCTATACAAATGAATTAAATATCCAAACAACAAGTACTGAACAATTTATCAATGCTTATTCCTTTGGTAACgatttgtttaatataCTTTTGAGCAAAGAAATGATTTTATATGATGtcagaaaaaaggaaattgtAAAACGtgtaaaatttaattcaaaaattacGAGAGGTGGCAAGTTGACCGATGATGTGGCCTTGTTGACAACCGAGTATAGTGGGATTCAGTTAGTGTCAAAGTATGGTAACATATTGTTCACTTTTGAAAACgaaattgaaaaacaagGACTGCTTACTTCTTTTTCATACATGGaccaaacaataataaccactttttctaataacaTTAATGGTACTATGGAGGGTACTTTCCAAGTATGGAACTGTTGGCAGGAAATCTCCGCTAAGCAAATATCTAATTTGAAAGTATCAGGCCCATATGTTTTGAATGacaataaaacaaacagtcttttaatttttcagtCAACGTCGATAGGTACTTATTCATCCATGTTCACTGCAAGTATACAGTCCAACGGTACCAGCGGCAACGGTAGTTATAACAAGCaaggtggtggtggtggtggccacaataatagcaataataacagtaatagATTAGTACTCAGGTTACCCACAAAAtccattaataattatgtTTCATTGACTAAACTAAATGGGTCTCTAACTAAGTTAGCGTGTTTTGTAGCAAATAAGGATATTTTACTAATCTGTGATTTCAAGATACTTGAAGACCATTCTGGTGGTAATAGAAATTGGCAAAACTTTCAATTTTCTGGAATATTGGATATGGAATGGATTGGCGACAAATATTTGCTAATAGCATATACTGAAGATTATGTTACTGTACTTAAATGTTATGATATTGAAGAAATTCTACGGGTTAATAACGGTGACATGGAAACAGGTAGAACATGGTCATATGTTATTAAGTCTGACGAATTTTTAGCATCTATGTCTGTGAATACATTGAATGATTGTACTGTGGttaggaaaaagaaaacaagtGAAATATTATACAAGACTGCTGAAATTTGTTTATGTCTAGGTTCTATATCCGTCAAAAACACCAGAAGAATTGAGCAATTTGATGTATTATCTGATCTCCATTTGTTCAATGTTAACACCATAGTAAATCATAGAACAGCTGCGccaattaatattaataaagatgtatttttcaaatactTTAGATGGATCTACAGACACAAGAAAAACCAATTTGTAATATATAATGAATATGACGAATTATTGCGGTTAGATTATAACGAAAATACTGGTTGGGAATTCAAGATTTTATATTCAAATGTGGAAAGAATAGTGGATTTTATCGATGGTAAACTTTGCCTAATAAAGGGAAATGAATTAATAATCACAAATCTGAGCGCAATTATTGATAGTTCTGTGTCGGAAATCCCGCTATTGGTAAAACACAATATATACGAAGAAGAGTATCCtatacttttaaataaagagTGTACCATTTTTCAGAGTCTACAATGTGCTATAGGCAAATATCATAGTGGATTATCTTTACATGATGGTATTGTACTAGATGGAATAATTGAAAGTATATTAGAATACTTGTCCTCGTCTGTCAACGATGAGCAACTTGTCACTAACTATTTGGAGAGTGTAACTCGGAAGTATAGCTATTCCAAGCACTACTTATTTGCGTTGGAGAAAGTTTTGTCgtttaaaatattgaataaaCAAGATTTAAGCATGATTATGAGATTGATTAACCTATATGATGAAGCAAATACTGGTCTAATAACAGTGGCACATAGAAGACTAGAAATTATAAGTAATTgtttaagaaaaattgaaattaggtattggaaatatttttttgaaagcACAAAGATTACCCCAAAAACGTTAATTTCAGATTGTATTAAACTGAACAATGCAAAAACTTTGGGTGTTTTATTGATGGTGTTTTTGAACTACAATGAAGACAACAATGCTGACTCAGCTTCCAGCGTTTTCGTTGATAACAAGGATGTCAAAAACAGTGGGTCTTTAAGAATATATGATGAAGAGGAGGAAGATGACAAAAATACTGCAAGTGCTGGTATATTGTTAAAAGATCAAACTTTAGTTAAACAAGTTTTAAAGATACTAGTCAATGCAGCGGTATCTACGGCAGCAAGTGTTGCAGCAAATTGTGGTGGTGAAGACGTCGGTACTGAgtttgaagatgaagatgaatcACTAGAATATTGGAATCTATCCTTTCAATTAATTAGATTTTTGAAAACGTTTGATAAGGAGAATGGTACTAAGATTGCAACAAATGTTTTGGATTATGTatga